CAACTTCAGCCACTGTACAATTTCAGCCACACAATGTACAGACTCTAGGTTTATCAGAAGCCAACATGACGGAAGTTCATAGGTTCGATCTCATCACTACTCATTTCAAGTGTAAATTCTAGCGTTAAGTACGAAGAGGGTCTGTGTTGCATTCACCCTTTGTAAGTTATAACCCAAAAGACTCTCATATGAGAGGGCGTGATAAGAGTATATTACATAACTTGGAGCATCAACTATCTGACACATACAACAATAATGCCAAAGCCTTGATCACAACAGCCAACTCCACGTTGTTGGAATTAAGCTTTTGGGATCAACTAATAGCTAAAAGACTAAAACCTAGAGTCCGTAAGCACATCAAGCAAAGTTTCAATGAATAGATGTAATAATACTCGGTTTATTCCGCTATATACAACCAAGTGAGATTGATAATATGCTGGTAATATACCTGATGCAGACCAAGTCGCCCAGTCTCAGTATAATAGTTGACTATGCAAACATCAGGTGTCATCTTGGGAAGGATGTGTTCAGCATTGCAAACTTTATTATCTCTCTTTATTAGAACATGTGAGTCTAGCATTGCTCTATCAACCAAACTTAAGAGTTCAGGGGGAATATCAGGCGGCTTAGATCTATCTATTCGTCTTCTTTTAAGATACTTTCTTGTCTGCGGATCCCAATCAAGACCAAGGCACATCATATACAGTCGGAGCTTTGCTCCAGTTTCGTAACCGGGTTGATAGAATCCTCCGGGTCCAATGCCAAGTTTCCTACATTTCTGTACTATAGAAACCTGCAGCAAGCACACAAATTAGAGATAATACGAGCTCATAAAGTCTTAGCTTTCAATTTAGACTGAAAACAAGgaaaatttcagaaaatggCTACTTCTAGTAATTGGGAACATTCACATATCCTTGTTTGCACACTTCTACAGTGTCCTTAAGGTTAGATTCTTGATCAAAAGAAGTGTTTCTAGTAAATTACCTGTTCCTTGAGGGAGATATAACTCTTTAACAAGATCATCCCTGGTTTGAGTACTAATTGCCTAGACTTCGCATTCAGCTGATTCATCAGTGGTTCTCTCGCATCATCAAATAAATCACTAGGAGTTGGAGGTCTCAAAACATCAACTTCAGACTTGCAAATATCGAACACTTCAACGGGGGTgaaaattttattcttcaagTATTTCTTCCCATAACTCCCACCGTCATTAAGACAAGATTTGATGTATTTTTTCTTCCTGGACTGCGATGGCTCTCGTTTCCCAAAGCTAGTTGGCAAATCATATTCCTCCAACATGCGTGCAGACTCCACATCAGGTGAAAGTTCATCCATTTCAAGGGATTCTTCTCCTGAGCCATTGGAAACAGAGGTTACAGAGAACGCAGAAAGCTTATTTTTGTGGTCAGCATCTACAAAAGGATGCTCAGGTTGCTTTGGCAAAGAAACAAACTCTGATACAGAATTTCTATCCTGTTCATTCACATCTATAAAAGAAGACGGCTTATTGATCATAGATTGGTAATTTGCATTACTGCTAACTGTTTCGGAGACATTAGGCTGTTTCCTAAATCCCAGATGTTTATGAATGCCATTTAAATCCAATCGTACCCTTCGAGTTGGTGTTCTCATGACAAGGTCTCTTTGATTTTCATTCGAAGTATCATCACTTCTCTTCATCTCAACCTGTTTCACATTATTTTAGATACTAGGTAGAAAAGAACTAAACTTCATTACAAAGTATAGACAGCTATCATGTACCAAACCTTATAAGCAGCCTATACATAATACAATCATTATGCAACTTGATGCATAGTTTAAATTCTTCTCCACATTGGAACGAATAATAGTGATGTTAATTTAGAAAAGAATACGTACATACAACAAATAGAAAACGCACGCATCAATAGAAAAGGCACTTAATCATGAATGTGATGATCTTTGTCAGCTTGCTAATGACCCTTCTTACACCAGAGACTAGTAATGTATGACATTTATGTCTTGTTCAATTTACCTCTATagaaacttaaaacttaatcgAATTATGCACTCCACGATACATTTTAGCCAAGTTCCCTAATCCCTACATTATCAAACTCCTATGCCTAGCAGGAAGTAGCCAAACTGAAGGtttaagatttaagaaattagtACATACAGAATTTGCCACATTCATGATGAAAGCAAATTACATAACAAACCCCTTCATGTAAAAGCAGCCTTAATGAGTTACTGCAATTTACTTGTAAGCAGATATCACCCTCCATCATATAACAGATTGATTCCAAGTTCTAACTTAATATACTTCTGTGATTAAGCATTTAAGCTGAATTGCTGAGATGTTGAATTCAAGTCTGTTACTCTGAGTCACTTTGGGGAATCCAAATCCGGGCTGCCTAGATCATGATCCTAGtcatttaatcataaattattaatttgtatttccTGATTTTTAATAGCTGCTACACTTTTAATTTTCAGTTATcctttaatctttaatatttttaatttcatatgataaaaaattttaaaaaaaatattatgaaaatacacattaagacgaattaaacaaaatcCATTTAACTTTAATGAACAGTATTTATTACAGGAACTGTAACTAATAAAATCGGTCGAAATATAACATATAACACAAATATGTTCCGTGCACTCTATACCAGTGTCTAGATTCACTAGTATCTTTTAACATAGTACTAATCAGTGCTCAACTGAACTCGACTGCGCTCAAGTACGTTTGAGTAAACTGAACTAAACTTATTAACTTTGAACAAAACCGAACGAAATTATCAGAACTAAACTAAAGAACAAATAACTTAAACAACACCATTCAAATTAAactaattcatcattttgtacaCCCAGAAAAAGAGATAATAAAACATATCAATTCCCCTGGGGAATCTAGGACCGTGTTGCGCGATTGAAAACCCTATAAATATGATGGTGACGCAAAAGAAATACCTTAATTGGGTTCTATATATTTGTCGGGATGACCGTTCGATTAACCCTAGTAATCTAGTATTATGATTCGTCCTGAATCCTGATTATCCTCTTTGTAATATTACTTGCAACTTGAAAGTGCAAATACATAACTATTTAACCGACTTATTATAGTGAAAATTCCTGTAATGTAGCAGGAAAATAACAAGAACCAAAAACAAACACAACATGGAAAATCGATAAAACAACGAAAAAAGGGAAGGGTttagagaagagagaaaattacAGAAGGAATAATGATTTGTGATTTAGTCGATGAAGATGAAGACATTCTTCTACAAAAGTAGGGAAGAACAcaaacaggagaaagaaggggtCGCAAAAACATAAGACGGCACCGTTTCAAAGGGGAAATTATACGTTATGAATTCTATCGACTCCGCTTCGTAGTTATACTGAGTTGGGATTTGGGAAGTGCAAGTTGGAACTTGGAAGTAGTCATATATTTACACGAATTACACCTGATTAGCCGATAAAGTTGGAAACTGTTTTTAGAGATTTTcgaaatttgaaaattaatagaTTTGAACATTAAagtgttaataattttttataatttttattatgtataatataattaaaaatattaataatgattaaattattaataccAATAGACTTTGCTTTTCTAACTAATGTTTACATTTTTCAATTGagcttattttatttgttatacccctaaaaatatttttatttaataacatTCATTGAATATATCttaattttatactttaattttaatgctTATAACTCATGTATATTTTTTCCTACCTATACTTTAACATTTTCATAATGTTTATTATGCTCAAACTATTCTTgtaaactttattttaatattttttattatttattattttactcTAGTTATTATCTATGTGAATATTGTATATaagaatatcaaataaaaacaaaataagtagTATCATAGGAGTACAATCTATCCTTATTGAAAGATATTTCATTTTTGAGTTTTAGATAAACAACTCATTAGACAGaagaaaaaaactcaaaatttaaagtttagaTAAACACCTAAGACAAATcgtttaaaatttcaattaagtTTAGACATATTAAATTCTGTAActctaaaactaaaaaaatctaGTCGGCTTGTCTCCCAAGGCATAAGTTAAGGAATAGTAATTACTTACATTAATTAACCAGCATCATTTAGTAGaattatttacataatttcttAGACACAGTAATCTATAATCTgtaatgtataatttatttataactattattaaaattaaatactccTAACATCATTactatttaaaattgattacGTTCTACaatcttaataaaaattttccctccaacattcaatgatgatgtcattgtttttatgactactttttttaatctttgattTTATTACTCACATCATTTAATGTTTTAGAAAACTctatatatttgtttttcaattatttataaaatattttttattttatttattaaatgagtattatttagtgtattggatattttaaaatggttaaaaaataatatacttttattaggatttttttATACAATTGGTTGCTTAAATGCAATGCTTAATTCTTATATGATTCAGGTTGTGACTATTTTTATATAAGTCGATTATATTTTTCATGACAAAAACTATTTTTTCgcttaaacttttataaaataattttacatattttttgttagatttgattttgaaatgtgttattaatagttgtaatactttatataaattaatgtaatttatgatggaaaatttaataaaatcgtGCATCACGGACACTATCTAGTAACTTATCTATATTAAAACCtgtaaataaaaagagaaaatatttatctaaaataaCTTGATTAAGCAAATTATTTACCCAATCCTTAATTCGCcatcccttttcattttatcgctacCCCCCTCCAAATGgaattacgaatttacccctgatttgtaaaaaattataattttgccactccctacaaacttcttatttataataatattaataaataataataataataataataataataatatcaataacaacaataataataataattaactttattatattcttcaaaaagaatataaataaaattaataataataacagtaataataataataataacaactataataaaattaaaattaataataattattcaaaataaaaaaaataattgaatcgCCCAGAATCGGGCGATTGGAcgccggttcaatcgccaaaaaaatggcgattgaaccggggtccaatcgccgaTTTTGggcgattcttttttttttctttttgaatatttataataataataataataataataataataataataatattaagaataacaataataataatatgggaaaactaaaaatcttaatcaatcaTGAGTATCATCATAGTGGGAAAACTAAATTAATTAGTTCGCTAATTATTCATGTAATTGCAATTAAGGGGCTAATTAATTTTCATTGGAAAGTTAATTAGTGGGATTTTTCAAGATATATTTGCTCAAAAAAAAGAAACTACATGCAAAATTACACCTTCTCTCAAAAGGTAGTCTTTATTTGTGAATTCCCAAAGGTGGTTGATTAGATATTGCAATTAATGACTTTTTTAATTGCAATTAAATTGCACCTTCTCCCAAAAGGTagtctttattattattattattattattattattattattattattattattattataaatattcaaaaaggaaaaaaaaaattgaatcgcctGGCTCTGGcgattcaattaattttttttttctttttgaaaaattattattaattttaattttattattgttattattattattattattattattattattattgtaattattattaattttatttatattctttttgaagaatataataaagttaattattattattgttgttattattattattattattattattattattattattattattattattattattattattgttgttgtaaataataaatttatagggagtggcaaaattgtaattttttaaaaattagggaaaaattcgtaattttatttggaggggtggcgataaaatgaaaaaatggcGATATTTAATAACTTCCATTAATTAATACTGTATCTCTTAAACCCTAAATTACCCGTTAATCACACTTAAACGTCTCAATTTATTTGACTTCTTGCAAGTATTGGTGTTCTCTTTTTCAGCATGTTTTTAATATCTTGCTTGATTGTCTTGTTTCAAGTAATTGTTGTTggaaacagaaaaagaaaaaacggAGTACGTCACGTATGCGTAAGACAGTCATGGGCCATAGGTGTTTGCGCAACTCAATTGCTTGACTTTTATCTAAGATTTGGAATGTACTGATGAgaggaaatttgaaaaaaaaaaaaattatttaacaattttatttaaaaaataagcttcatttaaactttattttcaaaataagcgtccttatCTCCAAATCAAGGCTTGATGTATACTTACACTTACTAACAacgaattaaaagaaatagtcaaaaatttagtcaagaGATATGTCGTTGTTAATAACATCGACCTAATGTTTGACTGGTCAAACATAATGTcaatgttactaacagcgacatgTCCCTTGACCtcgtttgacttttgttgatcattttgtatgatttaaactaaccattgtaaaattaaaaaatagccgttataaagttgaaaatagccattattattatgttctataaataactctatcatctccctacttcattgtatccaaactccatcattcttgttctagttaatcAATTTTGAAGATAATATAAagtattatgttattattagtattattctcaatttataaacgttaatattatttttgaatgtttactcatgttactatatcatatgtgttccgtagatgtcacAGGAGCATTCTATTGAAAAGCTTTGTGATTGtagttatgaagttgagattaatacagattaaAGCGACGTCGATCCTagccgtgattttgttgcttgtcctttctagTTGGATGAAGGATTGGGATGCACgtactttaggtgggttgctCCGAAGAGTACCAAAtcgcttgaaaaagaaaaacacgagcttaaagatgaggtattgaatctcaagagacaaatagataatatggaacataggaaagaagagactgaaagaattatgagaaagttgaagAAGCAATATTAATTAACGGCGGcagtttaacttaacgaatgaactatgtaatttgatatggattcgttgaacatgaatgaaattgtgttgaattttcgagagcatcttctctatttgaatatgattgtctgtttgtttttgattaaattcatactgcattcttggTGGAACGATTCAACGCCGAAAActctgagtacttaacatcatttcattcataataaacgtgtgataatacgataaaaatatatacatctacatatatattacaaattatacataaaagtccaaatgttacaaatattgaatatgtacaaatgttcaatatatacaaaatgtcactaatgttcaatatatacaaacagtatactaATGATAATCCTACTCCTGTACCATGTCTAACTGTGagggtttacgacgcctcctacgatagtaagaggccgtcgcatgacgctTGGATAGAAAAGGTGATTAATACTGTGATGATCCAGCACACTGTGAGGACCCGACACCATA
The sequence above is drawn from the Amaranthus tricolor cultivar Red isolate AtriRed21 chromosome 5, ASM2621246v1, whole genome shotgun sequence genome and encodes:
- the LOC130814180 gene encoding uncharacterized protein LOC130814180 isoform X2, with amino-acid sequence MKRSDDTSNENQRDLVMRTPTRRVRLDLNGIHKHLGFRKQPNVSETVSSNANYQSMINKPSSFIDVNEQDRNSVSEFVSLPKQPEHPFVDADHKNKLSAFSVTSVSNGSGEESLEMDELSPDVESARMLEEYDLPTSFGKREPSQSRKKKYIKSCLNDGGSYGKKYLKNKIFTPVEVFDICKSEVDVLRPPTPSDLFDDAREPLMNQLNAKSRQLVLKPGMILLKSYISLKEQVSIVQKCRKLGIGPGGFYQPGYETGAKLRLYMMCLGLDWDPQTRKYLKRRRIDRSKPPDIPPELLSLVDRAMLDSHVLIKRDNKVCNAEHILPKMTPDVCIVNYYTETGRLGLHQDRDETTESLAKQLPVVSFSIGDSAEFLYGDRRDTNKAETLILESGDVLIFGGESRHIFHGVASIIPDSAPRALLEETGLCPGRVNLTFRQNYVASKDLTSQ
- the LOC130814180 gene encoding uncharacterized protein LOC130814180 isoform X1 codes for the protein MFLRPLLSPVCVLPYFCRRMSSSSSTKSQIIIPSVEMKRSDDTSNENQRDLVMRTPTRRVRLDLNGIHKHLGFRKQPNVSETVSSNANYQSMINKPSSFIDVNEQDRNSVSEFVSLPKQPEHPFVDADHKNKLSAFSVTSVSNGSGEESLEMDELSPDVESARMLEEYDLPTSFGKREPSQSRKKKYIKSCLNDGGSYGKKYLKNKIFTPVEVFDICKSEVDVLRPPTPSDLFDDAREPLMNQLNAKSRQLVLKPGMILLKSYISLKEQVSIVQKCRKLGIGPGGFYQPGYETGAKLRLYMMCLGLDWDPQTRKYLKRRRIDRSKPPDIPPELLSLVDRAMLDSHVLIKRDNKVCNAEHILPKMTPDVCIVNYYTETGRLGLHQDRDETTESLAKQLPVVSFSIGDSAEFLYGDRRDTNKAETLILESGDVLIFGGESRHIFHGVASIIPDSAPRALLEETGLCPGRVNLTFRQNYVASKDLTSQ